The following proteins are encoded in a genomic region of Pirellulales bacterium:
- a CDS encoding sulfotransferase, which produces MSGLADSNSSGKIVFLHLVRSLILVMSTAGQPQPQSSLKKKLKLNTYPFYSPRFWHGMCLGDWLRLMAMGRFRIHPLRICMALIITGCAAGNSVAALFQRLIYGRKIAATEISEPPIFIIGHWRSGTTYLHELMVCDHRFAYPTYYECYEPNHFLLTGWFAPALLWPLLPRKRPMDNMATGWHRPQEDEFALCAMGSPTPYYRMAYPNEAPLCSEFLDMEGCKPEDLTRWRRDIKRFVQSLTMKKRKRLIMKSPPHTGRIEELAKLFPGAKFIHIARHPETIFPSTRRLWVSLDWAQGLQHPHHRDLDEYVLSALERMYHGFEKQRSRISPNQLYELKYEDLVRDPVGEVRKIYEQLGLGDFEQMRPTMETHVGRQKDYKINRHELEPELKAEIRRRWAAYFERYGYE; this is translated from the coding sequence ATGAGTGGCCTCGCGGACAGCAATAGTTCCGGTAAAATTGTGTTTTTGCATCTCGTTCGCTCATTGATCCTCGTCATGTCCACAGCAGGTCAACCGCAGCCGCAGTCGTCGCTCAAAAAGAAGCTGAAGCTCAATACCTACCCGTTCTATTCGCCGCGGTTTTGGCATGGGATGTGTCTGGGCGACTGGCTGCGGCTGATGGCAATGGGGCGGTTCCGCATTCATCCACTGCGAATTTGTATGGCGCTCATTATTACAGGCTGCGCCGCAGGAAATTCCGTCGCTGCCCTGTTCCAGCGATTGATCTATGGCCGAAAAATTGCCGCGACTGAGATCTCCGAGCCGCCGATTTTTATCATCGGCCATTGGCGCAGCGGCACGACCTATCTACACGAATTGATGGTCTGCGATCATCGGTTTGCGTATCCGACATACTATGAGTGTTACGAGCCGAACCATTTCCTGCTTACCGGCTGGTTTGCACCTGCGTTGCTGTGGCCGCTATTGCCGCGCAAACGCCCGATGGACAACATGGCCACCGGTTGGCACCGCCCGCAGGAAGACGAGTTTGCCCTGTGCGCGATGGGCTCGCCAACGCCGTACTATCGCATGGCCTATCCGAACGAGGCGCCGCTGTGTAGTGAATTTCTCGACATGGAAGGCTGTAAGCCCGAAGATCTCACGCGTTGGCGGCGAGACATCAAGCGATTCGTCCAGTCGCTGACGATGAAAAAACGAAAGCGGCTGATTATGAAATCGCCGCCGCACACCGGCCGCATCGAAGAACTGGCGAAGCTCTTTCCCGGCGCCAAGTTCATCCATATTGCGCGCCATCCTGAGACGATTTTTCCCAGCACGCGTCGACTGTGGGTGTCGCTCGATTGGGCTCAAGGCCTGCAACATCCGCATCATCGCGACCTCGACGAATATGTCCTTTCCGCGCTCGAACGCATGTACCACGGCTTTGAAAAGCAGCGATCGAGAATTTCACCCAATCAGCTTTACGAACTCAAGTACGAAGATCTGGTGCGTGATCCCGTTGGCGAAGTCCGCAAGATCTACGAGCAGCTCGGCTTGGGCGATTTCGAACAAATGCGCCCCACGATGGAAACCCACGTCGGCCGGCAAAAAGACTACAAAATCAACCGCCACGAACTAGAGCCGGAGCTTAAAGCCGAAATCCGCCGCCGCTGGGCTGCGTATTTCGAGCGGTATGGGTATGAGTGA
- a CDS encoding imidazolonepropionase — protein sequence MTLRICNARVVPGGTLPTIPCADVMVEGDRIVVVESEGTTAGKNLPVERVVDAAGRVLMPAFVDAHTHALWAGDRLDEFELKQRGADYLEILKAGGGIFSTVQAVRAASVAELSENLSQRLAAMLREGTTTVEIKSGYGLTTQSELAMLRAIREAARQFPGMVVPTALLGHAIDRNQAEFVNFVIEETLPAVHSEFPGIAIDAYCEVGAWSVNDCRRLFEKARSLGHPLRLHADQFHCLGGVGLAIELGAVSVDHLEATPDEDLIALARSGVYGVMLPASAFHLNGHYANARALLDAGGKLALATNCNPGSAPTSSMPMIIALAVRHLGLSILEAIAAVTSTPARLLGLTDRGRIEPNMRADLILLRHRDERLLGYEFGGNPVDLVVCGGEIVANAAGVAVRAM from the coding sequence ATGACTCTGCGCATTTGCAACGCCCGGGTTGTTCCCGGCGGCACATTACCGACGATACCTTGCGCCGATGTGATGGTGGAAGGCGACCGAATCGTGGTGGTGGAGTCGGAGGGGACGACGGCTGGCAAGAATCTGCCGGTCGAACGCGTTGTAGACGCCGCGGGTCGCGTGCTGATGCCGGCATTTGTCGATGCTCACACGCACGCCCTTTGGGCCGGCGATCGGTTGGATGAATTCGAACTCAAACAGCGCGGAGCTGACTATCTGGAAATATTGAAAGCTGGCGGAGGCATTTTTTCAACCGTGCAGGCAGTGCGAGCAGCGTCAGTCGCCGAACTTTCCGAAAACTTGTCGCAGCGGCTGGCGGCCATGCTGCGTGAAGGAACAACGACTGTCGAAATCAAATCCGGATATGGACTTACCACACAGTCCGAACTGGCAATGCTGCGGGCCATCCGCGAGGCAGCACGCCAATTTCCAGGCATGGTCGTTCCCACGGCACTCTTGGGTCATGCGATCGATCGCAACCAGGCCGAATTTGTCAACTTCGTCATCGAAGAGACCTTGCCTGCGGTGCATTCCGAGTTTCCTGGGATCGCGATTGACGCCTATTGCGAAGTGGGCGCTTGGTCAGTGAACGATTGTCGGCGATTATTCGAGAAAGCGCGATCGCTCGGCCATCCATTGCGACTGCACGCAGATCAGTTTCATTGCTTAGGCGGCGTCGGTTTGGCGATCGAACTGGGAGCAGTCAGTGTGGATCACCTAGAGGCCACTCCAGACGAAGATCTCATCGCGCTGGCAAGGTCGGGCGTCTACGGCGTAATGCTGCCGGCGAGTGCATTTCATTTGAATGGCCACTATGCCAACGCCCGCGCACTGCTCGATGCGGGAGGCAAACTTGCATTGGCAACGAATTGCAATCCGGGGTCTGCGCCGACCTCTTCGATGCCAATGATCATCGCTCTTGCAGTGCGCCATTTGGGCTTAAGCATTTTGGAGGCCATCGCGGCAGTCACGTCGACGCCTGCTCGATTGCTCGGCCTGACCGATCGCGGCCGCATTGAACCAAACATGCGGGCCGATTTGATCTTGTTGCGGCATCGCGACGAACGCTTGCTGGGTTACGAATTTGGCGGGAACCCAGTGGATCTGGTCGTTTGCGGCGGTGAAATCGTCGCGAACGCGGCAGGTGTGGCGGTCCGAGCGATGTGA